Proteins from one Nitrobacteraceae bacterium AZCC 2146 genomic window:
- a CDS encoding cardiolipin synthase (product_source=KO:K08744; cog=COG0558; ko=KO:K08744; pfam=PF01066; superfamily=103451; tigrfam=TIGR00560; transmembrane_helix_parts=Inside_1_16,TMhelix_17_39,Outside_40_58,TMhelix_59_81,Inside_82_85,TMhelix_86_108,Outside_109_122,TMhelix_123_142,Inside_143_148,TMhelix_149_171,Outside_172_181): MSIPNIITLGRILLVPVIVWAIASNQMEIAFAIFVIAGVSDAVDGFLAKRFNMASELGALLDPLADKALLVSIYVALGIWGAVPRWLVILVVSRDIMIVGAVIVSWLFGKPIPMKPLMVSKLNTVAQVAFAALVLAALGFGFKSSPYDLILMGFVTILTLLSVSFYLVEWMRHMSTIESGR, encoded by the coding sequence GTGAGCATACCGAACATCATTACCCTGGGCCGCATCCTGCTGGTGCCGGTTATCGTCTGGGCGATTGCCTCGAACCAGATGGAAATCGCCTTTGCGATCTTCGTCATCGCCGGCGTCAGCGATGCCGTGGATGGCTTCCTCGCCAAGCGCTTCAACATGGCGAGCGAACTCGGCGCGCTGCTCGATCCCCTCGCCGACAAGGCGCTGCTGGTGTCGATCTATGTGGCGCTGGGGATCTGGGGCGCGGTGCCGCGCTGGCTGGTGATTCTCGTGGTGTCCCGCGATATCATGATCGTCGGCGCCGTGATTGTGTCATGGTTGTTTGGCAAGCCGATCCCGATGAAGCCCTTGATGGTGTCGAAGCTCAACACGGTGGCCCAGGTGGCGTTCGCCGCATTGGTCCTGGCGGCACTCGGATTTGGGTTCAAATCGTCGCCTTACGATCTGATTTTAATGGGTTTTGTCACAATCTTGACCTTGCTGTCGGTGTCCTTCTATCTGGTCGAGTGGATGCGGCACATGAGCACGATCGAGTCGGGTCGTTAG
- a CDS encoding phosphoribosylformylglycinamidine cyclo-ligase (product_source=KO:K01933; cath_funfam=3.30.1330.10,3.90.650.10; cog=COG0150; ko=KO:K01933; pfam=PF00586,PF02769; superfamily=55326,56042; tigrfam=TIGR00878) translates to MPTPLASHCTRPESDVTSRKYAALLNAREPGMTDRKKGLTYADAGVDIDAGNRLVDLIKPMVRATARAGADAEIGGFGGLFDLKAAGFKDPVLVAATDGVGTKVKIAIEAGFHQGIGIDLVAMSVNDLVVQGAEPLFFLDYFACGKLDPEAAAAIVAGVAEGCRESGCALIGGETAEMPGLYKDGDYDLAGFAVGAAERGTLLPTKDIAAGDAVIGLASSGVHSNGFSLVRKIVERSGLGYSDQAPFAPVMTLGGALLTPTRLYVKSCLRAIRETGAVKGLAHITGGGFTDNIPRVLPKHLGVRIDLAALTVLPVFKWLAAQGDIAELELLRTFNCGIGMIAIVKREAVQEVIDILREGGETATLLGDVIAAPGDDERVVYDGHLELAL, encoded by the coding sequence ATGCCGACGCCGCTTGCGAGCCATTGCACGCGACCGGAATCCGACGTAACCAGCCGAAAATACGCCGCTTTGCTTAACGCCAGGGAACCGGGCATGACCGATCGTAAAAAAGGCCTCACCTACGCGGATGCGGGCGTCGATATCGATGCCGGCAATCGCCTGGTCGACCTCATCAAGCCGATGGTCCGCGCCACCGCCCGGGCCGGCGCCGATGCCGAGATCGGCGGTTTCGGCGGGTTGTTCGACCTCAAGGCTGCCGGCTTCAAGGACCCCGTGCTGGTGGCCGCCACCGACGGCGTCGGCACCAAGGTCAAGATCGCCATCGAGGCCGGCTTCCATCAGGGCATCGGCATCGATCTCGTCGCCATGTCGGTCAACGACCTCGTCGTGCAGGGCGCCGAACCGCTGTTCTTCCTCGACTACTTTGCCTGCGGCAAGCTCGACCCGGAGGCCGCCGCGGCGATCGTCGCCGGCGTCGCCGAAGGCTGCCGGGAATCCGGCTGCGCGCTGATCGGCGGCGAGACCGCCGAGATGCCCGGTCTCTACAAGGACGGCGACTACGACCTAGCCGGCTTTGCGGTTGGCGCCGCCGAGCGCGGCACGCTGCTCCCCACCAAGGACATCGCGGCTGGCGACGCCGTCATTGGCCTCGCCTCCTCCGGCGTCCACTCCAACGGCTTCTCGCTGGTCCGCAAGATCGTCGAACGCTCCGGCCTCGGCTATTCCGATCAGGCGCCGTTCGCGCCGGTCATGACGCTGGGCGGCGCGCTGCTGACCCCGACCCGGCTCTACGTCAAATCCTGCCTGCGCGCGATCCGCGAGACCGGCGCCGTCAAGGGCCTCGCCCATATCACCGGCGGCGGCTTCACCGACAACATCCCGCGCGTGCTCCCAAAACATCTCGGCGTCCGCATCGATCTTGCCGCGCTCACCGTGCTGCCAGTGTTCAAATGGCTGGCGGCGCAGGGCGATATCGCCGAACTCGAATTGCTGCGCACGTTCAATTGCGGCATCGGCATGATCGCCATTGTCAAGCGCGAGGCGGTCCAAGAGGTGATCGACATCCTGCGCGAGGGCGGCGAGACCGCGACCCTGCTCGGCGATGTCATCGCCGCCCCCGGGGACGACGAGCGCGTCGTCTATGACGGGCATCTCGAACTGGCGCTGTGA